The following coding sequences lie in one Pontibacter sp. G13 genomic window:
- a CDS encoding DUF3179 domain-containing protein: MNVFHRLGMAVVCTCLIACTPESVQPDTPSWQLDWLIPLDEIVDGGVGKDGIEALNLPPIDPLVLGSYQADEEHVLGIELNGQARAYPVKMLDWHEIINDTLAGEPISIIYCPLTGTGTAWSRVIDGKVSTFGISGLLHQSNVIPYDRETDSNWSQMRGECVQGSQVRQMPDMYPLVMTSWGEWKRMYPETSIISANTGYDNEYNFYPYFDYRENHLKLPFPINHDDPRVDRKVRVFGVVAAKSGPKSHSKAYPMEVFGEGVKVFQEIVGPEEVVVVGSHHRDFAIAFKPVLEGDRLVFSPVPNGGKVVMADEEGNRWDLMGHCVSGPRTGKQLTLLEGYVGYWFAWATFHPDLFLEQ; this comes from the coding sequence ATGAATGTTTTCCATAGGCTGGGAATGGCCGTGGTATGTACCTGTTTAATTGCTTGCACGCCAGAATCTGTCCAACCTGATACTCCTTCCTGGCAATTAGATTGGCTCATCCCTTTGGATGAAATCGTCGACGGCGGAGTTGGCAAAGACGGAATTGAAGCGCTGAATCTCCCTCCCATCGATCCACTGGTATTAGGATCATATCAAGCCGATGAAGAACATGTGCTGGGCATTGAACTCAATGGCCAAGCGAGAGCCTATCCCGTCAAAATGCTAGATTGGCACGAGATCATCAATGATACCCTCGCCGGAGAGCCTATTTCCATCATCTATTGTCCACTTACTGGAACCGGTACCGCCTGGAGCAGAGTCATTGACGGAAAAGTCTCCACCTTTGGTATCTCAGGACTTCTACACCAAAGCAATGTCATTCCCTATGATCGGGAAACAGATAGCAATTGGTCCCAGATGCGAGGGGAATGCGTGCAAGGCTCCCAAGTCCGCCAAATGCCAGACATGTATCCATTAGTCATGACCTCTTGGGGGGAATGGAAGCGAATGTACCCAGAAACCTCCATCATCTCAGCCAATACTGGGTATGACAATGAGTACAACTTTTACCCATATTTCGATTATCGGGAAAATCATCTTAAACTCCCCTTTCCGATCAATCACGATGACCCGAGAGTGGATCGAAAAGTTCGTGTATTCGGTGTGGTAGCAGCCAAGAGTGGTCCCAAATCCCACTCTAAGGCATATCCCATGGAGGTATTTGGAGAGGGCGTCAAGGTCTTTCAGGAAATTGTCGGCCCAGAGGAAGTGGTGGTAGTCGGGAGTCACCATAGAGATTTTGCCATAGCCTTCAAACCCGTCCTAGAGGGAGACAGATTGGTTTTTTCGCCTGTCCCAAATGGCGGAAAAGTAGTCATGGCAGATGAGGAAGGAAACCGGTGGGATCTCATGGGCCATTGCGTTTCGGGCCCTCGTACAGGGAAGCAGTTGACGCTATTGGAAGGATATGTCGGATACTGGTTTGCATGGGCGACCTTCCATCCTGACCTATTTTTGGAGCAATAA
- a CDS encoding SusD/RagB family nutrient-binding outer membrane lipoprotein has translation MKKLLNITWVVLLIASISACDEFGEELRTNPNNPAAVAPATLLTNVLRNLSGPVGDPNAALYAQYLAETQYTEDSRYQTVNFNFDGFYTGPLADLEEIISLNSDEATMTFALQSGSNANQIAVARILKAYYFVMITDRWGDVPYSAALKGGTDEEGRFNPSYDSQQSIYMSLFTELEEAVAQMDGGAPVEGDFLLGGNMDWWKIFANSLRMQMALRISEADASTAQAQFSAAMAAGVIGANAENIMYPYLADANNQNPWFARFLTRTDYGLSSTVVDMLEPLGDPRLESFGDPAPLSQSIAGMPYGVDAAAAGAITNDEISFPNSTWVRGQASALPIFTYAQMLFCQAEAAQRGWIAEDAGELYNAAVTASMEQWGITDADAISTYLGGEGVAYDAANGAELIGTQKWVALFLQGFEGWNEWRRTGYPMLSPAPAALSVHGGIPLRQGYPTSERDLNSDHWSTAVAGLASGTDDLDSPVWWDK, from the coding sequence ATGAAGAAATTATTGAATATCACTTGGGTGGTCCTCCTGATCGCCTCTATCTCGGCTTGTGACGAATTCGGTGAAGAGCTGAGAACCAACCCGAACAACCCTGCGGCGGTTGCTCCGGCTACTTTGTTGACCAACGTTCTCCGCAACCTGTCTGGTCCGGTTGGAGACCCCAATGCAGCCCTGTACGCACAGTACTTGGCCGAGACTCAGTACACAGAAGACTCTCGTTACCAAACGGTCAACTTCAACTTTGACGGTTTCTACACAGGTCCTTTGGCTGACTTGGAGGAAATCATCTCTTTGAACTCTGACGAGGCGACAATGACTTTTGCGCTTCAGAGTGGTTCCAATGCCAACCAGATCGCCGTTGCGCGTATCTTGAAGGCTTACTACTTTGTGATGATCACCGACCGTTGGGGAGACGTTCCTTACTCTGCTGCCTTGAAAGGCGGCACTGATGAGGAAGGTCGTTTCAACCCATCTTACGACTCTCAGCAGTCTATCTACATGTCTCTCTTCACTGAGTTGGAGGAAGCTGTAGCTCAAATGGACGGTGGTGCTCCAGTAGAAGGGGACTTCTTGTTGGGTGGCAACATGGATTGGTGGAAAATTTTCGCCAACTCCCTCCGCATGCAGATGGCGCTTCGCATTTCTGAGGCTGATGCTTCTACTGCGCAAGCTCAATTCTCTGCGGCGATGGCTGCTGGTGTAATCGGAGCAAACGCCGAGAACATCATGTACCCTTACTTGGCTGACGCGAACAACCAAAACCCTTGGTTCGCTCGTTTCCTGACCCGTACTGACTACGGATTGTCCAGCACTGTTGTAGACATGTTGGAGCCATTGGGAGATCCTCGTCTTGAGTCTTTCGGAGATCCTGCTCCATTGTCCCAGTCTATCGCAGGAATGCCTTACGGGGTTGACGCTGCTGCTGCTGGTGCCATCACCAACGATGAGATTTCCTTCCCTAACAGCACTTGGGTTCGCGGACAGGCTTCTGCCCTGCCGATCTTCACCTATGCGCAAATGCTCTTCTGCCAAGCAGAGGCTGCACAACGCGGATGGATTGCTGAAGACGCTGGCGAATTGTACAATGCTGCTGTAACTGCTTCTATGGAGCAGTGGGGAATCACCGACGCTGACGCTATCTCCACCTACCTCGGTGGCGAAGGAGTGGCTTACGATGCCGCTAACGGTGCTGAATTGATCGGTACTCAAAAGTGGGTTGCACTCTTCCTCCAAGGTTTCGAAGGATGGAACGAATGGCGTCGTACTGGATACCCAATGCTTTCTCCAGCACCTGCTGCATTGAGCGTTCACGGTGGTATTCCATTGCGTCAGGGATATCCTACTTCCGAGCGTGACTTGAACAGCGACCACTGGTCTACTGCTGTTGCTGGTTTGGCTTCTGGAACGGATGACCTCGACAGCCCAGTTTGGTGGGACAAATAA
- a CDS encoding SusC/RagA family TonB-linked outer membrane protein, producing MRKLFLFLMAFGLSLTSMYAQSKVSGKVTDSDGVALEGVAVIVYGTTIGDFTDAEGMYTLEVPEGSDKLVFRYVGKKTIELPIEGPTVNASMQEDNVMLDEVVVTALGIKREEKSLGYSVQEVSSDEINRAAEANLATGLSGKVAGIQVISASGASLGGSARVRLRGANTLNGGGAPLWVVDGTPMTNANFSGSYRGSDFGNLAQDINPDDIESVTVLKGPAAAALYGNRGAFGVIMVTTKSGKNRGGVGVDINSSVTMDNVYIMPEYQNEYAGGYTQNFIPFEYNPAVHPESYAAFDGHNMLNYAADESWGPKMDGSMYRPWYSWFPTDSRFGQQAALTPNEDNVKNFFDTGLTFKNNIALSGGDEKTNARLSYTNFHQTGVIPNSQLDRNTINLKATTALGERITLNASANYVGLEGQARPEFGYVGNNATLSFNQWFQRQLDIEDLRDYVAEDGTFKSWNIRSATDLRPLYWDSPFVSTNENFSTDSRERLYGNVGLNFDLTDHLKLTTAARMDQYVQRIESRTASGTLDQDFYSESVRNAKETNYELNLIYENTFGDVSLFATAGGNIRQNEYRSNYMGTVGGLTVPNLFGIESSTDRPSVSDFRSLKEVRSAYMSASVGYKDFVFVEGNVRNDINSDLPDDKSHLYGSISGSFVFSELIPQNPVFTYGKFRVGVAQVGQDWTDYSSRYDAWWYSPGYSNAGIYGSSAAFTVPNTITGNVTPAIKQTAEIGVDLAFFDNRLSGEFTLYKNTNIDEIISVPVAATSGFSTAVINAGKLTSQGFEMALRGSVVKTQDMEWNLGFNLARNTSSVVELTDEIDTYRLDGWGWGGFSVFATAGEEFGVMQGTAFARDEAGNKLVDENGYYITERDQNLGTFLPDFTGGVSSDFSWKGFTVGAFLDFQVGGQVHSVTRMFNAYSGLNMETVGMNDLGNPVRDAVANGGGVLADGVYEDGTPNATHVEAQDYFKSLFALHEAWIYDASYLKLRQVSIGYALPKSLLAKTPIQRASLSLIGRNVWLIKTNIDGIDPSEIPPGSNSYVFQENGILPSTRSFGVNLKLSF from the coding sequence ATGAGAAAACTGTTCCTATTCCTGATGGCCTTCGGGCTTTCACTGACATCTATGTATGCTCAGTCGAAAGTGTCCGGAAAGGTCACAGACTCGGACGGCGTGGCGCTGGAAGGCGTTGCAGTAATCGTGTATGGCACCACCATTGGTGACTTTACCGATGCAGAGGGTATGTACACCTTGGAAGTACCCGAAGGATCTGACAAGTTGGTATTCCGCTATGTCGGTAAAAAGACCATCGAACTTCCTATCGAAGGACCTACTGTCAATGCTTCCATGCAAGAGGACAACGTCATGTTGGACGAGGTCGTGGTAACAGCATTGGGGATCAAGCGTGAGGAGAAATCCTTGGGTTACTCTGTACAGGAGGTTTCCAGCGATGAAATCAACCGTGCAGCTGAAGCCAACTTGGCCACCGGCCTTTCTGGTAAAGTAGCAGGTATCCAGGTTATCTCCGCTTCCGGTGCGAGCTTGGGTGGTTCTGCCCGTGTACGTCTGCGTGGTGCCAACACCTTGAATGGTGGTGGAGCTCCTCTGTGGGTAGTCGACGGTACACCGATGACCAATGCAAACTTCTCCGGTTCTTACCGTGGATCTGACTTCGGTAACTTGGCTCAGGACATCAACCCTGACGACATCGAAAGTGTAACAGTACTGAAAGGACCTGCAGCTGCAGCCCTTTACGGAAACCGTGGTGCATTTGGGGTTATCATGGTAACTACCAAGTCCGGCAAAAACCGTGGCGGTGTAGGCGTAGACATCAACTCCAGCGTAACGATGGACAATGTTTACATCATGCCTGAGTACCAGAACGAATATGCAGGTGGTTACACCCAGAACTTCATTCCTTTTGAGTACAATCCTGCGGTTCACCCAGAAAGCTACGCGGCATTCGACGGCCACAACATGTTGAACTATGCTGCGGATGAGTCTTGGGGTCCTAAAATGGACGGCTCCATGTACCGCCCTTGGTACTCTTGGTTCCCAACTGATTCTCGTTTTGGACAGCAAGCTGCCTTGACTCCAAACGAAGACAACGTCAAGAACTTCTTCGACACTGGATTGACTTTCAAAAACAACATCGCGCTTTCCGGTGGCGACGAAAAGACCAACGCGCGTCTTTCCTACACCAACTTCCACCAGACTGGGGTAATTCCTAACTCTCAGTTGGATCGCAACACCATCAACTTGAAAGCTACCACCGCTTTGGGTGAGCGCATCACGTTGAACGCTAGCGCTAACTACGTAGGTCTGGAAGGCCAAGCTCGTCCTGAGTTCGGTTACGTTGGAAACAACGCTACCCTTTCCTTCAACCAGTGGTTCCAGCGTCAGTTGGACATCGAAGACCTTCGCGACTACGTTGCAGAAGACGGTACCTTCAAGTCTTGGAACATCCGTTCTGCTACTGACTTGCGTCCATTGTACTGGGATAGCCCATTCGTTTCCACCAACGAAAACTTCTCTACCGATAGCCGTGAGCGTCTGTACGGAAACGTTGGTTTGAACTTCGATCTGACCGATCACTTGAAGTTGACCACTGCTGCACGTATGGACCAGTACGTTCAGCGTATCGAGTCAAGAACTGCTTCCGGAACTCTGGATCAGGACTTCTACTCCGAGAGCGTTCGCAACGCGAAAGAGACCAACTACGAGTTGAACTTGATCTACGAAAACACTTTCGGAGACGTATCTCTCTTCGCTACTGCTGGTGGTAACATCCGCCAGAACGAGTACCGTTCCAACTACATGGGAACTGTAGGTGGATTGACCGTACCTAACTTGTTTGGTATCGAGTCTTCTACTGACCGTCCTTCCGTATCTGACTTCCGCTCTTTGAAGGAAGTTCGTTCCGCGTACATGTCTGCTTCTGTAGGCTACAAAGACTTTGTCTTCGTGGAAGGTAACGTACGTAATGACATCAACTCTGACTTGCCAGATGACAAGTCTCACTTGTACGGATCTATCTCCGGTAGCTTTGTATTCTCCGAGTTGATTCCTCAAAACCCAGTATTTACCTATGGTAAATTCCGCGTAGGGGTTGCTCAGGTAGGTCAAGACTGGACCGACTACTCTAGCCGTTACGACGCATGGTGGTACAGCCCAGGATACTCCAATGCTGGTATCTACGGTTCTTCTGCTGCCTTCACCGTACCGAACACCATCACTGGCAACGTTACTCCTGCGATCAAGCAAACTGCCGAGATTGGGGTTGACCTCGCATTCTTCGACAACCGTTTGAGCGGTGAGTTCACCTTGTACAAAAACACCAACATCGACGAGATCATCTCTGTTCCTGTTGCTGCTACCTCTGGATTTAGCACTGCGGTAATCAACGCCGGTAAGCTGACTTCTCAAGGGTTTGAAATGGCATTGCGTGGTTCTGTTGTGAAAACTCAGGACATGGAGTGGAACTTGGGCTTCAACTTGGCGAGAAACACTTCTTCCGTAGTTGAATTGACCGACGAGATCGACACTTACCGTCTTGACGGATGGGGATGGGGTGGATTCTCCGTATTCGCAACTGCTGGGGAAGAATTCGGTGTGATGCAAGGTACTGCCTTTGCTCGCGACGAAGCTGGCAACAAATTGGTTGACGAAAACGGGTACTACATCACTGAGCGTGACCAAAACTTGGGCACCTTCCTTCCTGACTTCACCGGTGGTGTAAGCTCTGACTTCTCTTGGAAAGGATTCACTGTAGGTGCATTCTTGGACTTCCAAGTAGGTGGACAAGTTCACTCCGTAACTCGTATGTTCAACGCTTACTCTGGCTTGAACATGGAGACTGTAGGAATGAACGACCTTGGAAACCCTGTCCGTGACGCTGTTGCTAACGGTGGTGGTGTATTGGCTGACGGTGTTTACGAAGACGGAACGCCAAACGCAACTCACGTAGAAGCTCAAGATTACTTCAAGAGCTTGTTTGCTTTGCACGAAGCTTGGATCTACGACGCTTCTTACTTGAAGCTTCGTCAGGTGAGCATTGGATACGCTTTGCCTAAGTCTCTCTTGGCTAAAACTCCGATCCAACGCGCGAGCTTGTCTTTGATCGGACGTAACGTTTGGTTGATCAAAACCAACATCGATGGTATCGATCCATCTGAGATCCCACCAGGATCTAACAGCTACGTTTTCCAAGAGAATGGTATCCTGCCTTCTACTCGTTCATTCGGTGTCAACCTCAAGTTGAGCTTCTAA
- a CDS encoding DUF294 nucleotidyltransferase-like domain-containing protein, whose translation MMEITPTFLKRVIPFQLLPEQTLIELVPDLQKRSYPADSLIYQQDVTSVEGLCIILSGRVVKFFRMPSGERAHEETFEEGQTFGAISLMLNNQTAIRSVRSLTAVELVILPSERFQQLCKDHPEFYAHFSHEFGKRMLDSGYAQYLMSKQQPQMEESQAFQVSDLAFTQKVEELVSRRLNTCHPQTTIQEAAKSMTWFKRGYVLVIDQDHQPVGIVTDLDLRNKVVAEGKSPMDPVSSIMSSPVLEIDRDAYRFEAILQLYRRRVNHMLVRLGEDEYGMLTLNKLLHAQAKSPFIFIENLRDVESPEGLKKKWDQVPGIIQTLFEKGTRPVIVNNVVSAISDGIARNIIRRAIKQLGPPPAKFSFLVMGSEARREQTLSTDQDNAIIYEDVEPERKEEVRAYFLKLGEKVCDDLNTAGFHWCEGNLMAKNPDWNHSLTLWKSRYEQWIHQPLTNHVLVGVTFFDCRPIYGDRELAFELRSHIFDTLKKISSSFLTQLARISLENKPPLTFLGRLQVDGKPGQNQGVNIKRAMNMISDISRIYSLREGIYETNTGERLNRLMEMNVLSGKEHLELRQGYYFMMRLRLQHQVSQIQRGQEPDNYLPPGSMSKFERLTLKEIFKSLEKIQKRIGVVFAGMMNM comes from the coding sequence ATGATGGAAATCACTCCCACATTCCTCAAGCGTGTAATACCCTTTCAACTGCTCCCCGAGCAAACGCTTATCGAGCTGGTTCCTGATCTTCAGAAAAGGAGCTATCCCGCAGATTCTCTCATCTACCAACAGGATGTGACCTCTGTAGAGGGGCTTTGTATCATCCTTTCGGGAAGGGTGGTCAAGTTTTTTCGGATGCCGTCGGGAGAACGTGCCCATGAAGAAACCTTCGAGGAAGGTCAGACCTTTGGCGCAATCTCCCTCATGCTCAACAACCAGACCGCTATCAGGTCAGTAAGGTCGTTGACTGCGGTGGAATTGGTGATTTTGCCTAGCGAGCGATTTCAGCAGCTCTGCAAAGATCATCCAGAATTCTATGCGCACTTTTCGCACGAATTCGGAAAGCGGATGCTGGACAGTGGATATGCCCAATATCTCATGTCCAAGCAGCAGCCCCAGATGGAAGAGAGTCAGGCATTTCAGGTGTCGGATCTGGCCTTTACCCAAAAGGTGGAGGAATTGGTTTCCCGTCGCCTCAACACTTGCCATCCGCAGACCACCATTCAGGAAGCGGCCAAATCCATGACTTGGTTCAAGCGTGGATATGTGCTCGTGATCGATCAGGACCACCAACCAGTGGGGATTGTCACCGATCTGGATTTGAGAAATAAGGTGGTAGCTGAAGGCAAATCTCCCATGGACCCGGTATCCTCCATCATGTCAAGTCCCGTGCTGGAAATCGACCGAGATGCGTACCGGTTTGAGGCGATCCTGCAATTGTACCGGAGAAGGGTGAACCATATGCTGGTCCGACTTGGAGAGGATGAGTATGGAATGCTCACCTTGAATAAGCTGCTGCATGCCCAGGCAAAATCGCCTTTCATCTTCATCGAAAACCTGCGAGATGTGGAATCTCCGGAAGGATTGAAGAAGAAGTGGGATCAGGTACCGGGAATCATTCAGACGCTTTTCGAGAAGGGTACGCGTCCAGTCATCGTCAATAATGTCGTGAGCGCCATTTCAGATGGCATCGCCCGCAACATCATTCGCCGCGCCATCAAGCAGCTTGGGCCGCCCCCTGCCAAATTCTCATTTTTGGTGATGGGTAGCGAGGCTCGCAGGGAACAAACGCTGAGCACCGATCAGGACAATGCCATCATTTACGAAGATGTGGAACCTGAACGCAAGGAAGAGGTAAGGGCCTATTTCCTGAAGCTGGGTGAAAAGGTGTGCGATGACCTCAATACCGCTGGATTCCACTGGTGCGAGGGCAACTTGATGGCGAAAAACCCAGATTGGAACCATTCGCTGACACTCTGGAAATCTCGGTATGAGCAATGGATTCATCAACCCCTAACCAATCATGTACTGGTCGGGGTGACCTTTTTTGACTGTCGGCCGATTTATGGCGATCGAGAACTTGCCTTCGAATTGCGCTCTCATATTTTCGATACCCTCAAGAAGATATCCTCTTCATTCTTGACCCAATTGGCGCGGATCTCCCTGGAGAATAAGCCTCCTTTGACTTTCCTTGGTAGGCTTCAGGTGGATGGTAAACCCGGCCAAAATCAGGGGGTCAACATCAAGCGGGCCATGAACATGATTTCCGACATCTCGCGCATCTATTCGCTGAGGGAGGGAATCTATGAAACCAATACGGGTGAGCGCCTCAATAGGCTGATGGAAATGAATGTGCTGTCAGGTAAGGAGCACCTGGAATTGCGTCAGGGATATTATTTCATGATGCGGTTGCGTCTCCAACATCAGGTGAGCCAAATTCAGCGGGGGCAAGAGCCCGACAATTACCTGCCTCCAGGCTCGATGAGTAAATTCGAGCGATTGACGCTGAAGGAGATTTTCAAATCCCTCGAAAAAATCCAGAAACGTATCGGGGTTGTTTTCGCAGGCATGATGAATATGTAG
- a CDS encoding 2-oxoglutarate and iron-dependent oxygenase domain-containing protein, whose product MSFSQIPTVNLDLFNSGDPKQKQQFVEDLGQSFSGIGFAIVDNHGISSELIERAYKSFKDFFALDDAVKQKYEIEGLAGQRGYTSRGKEHAKNSNVGDLKEFYHIGQIVEGDDPIKEIYPDNVFADEVPDLELAGVELYKRLEAVGAELLKATAIYLDLEEDYFDAKIKHGNSILRPIHYYGIPNPETLPEGAVRAAEHEDINLITLLLGASAEGLQVLNSENEWIEAKPAPNQLVINVGDMLQRLTNNHLKSTTHRVVNPPRERMHLPRYSVPFFLHPRADMSLNCLESCIDEARPKAYSDITAGDYLMERLREIGLLK is encoded by the coding sequence ATGAGTTTTTCACAAATACCTACCGTTAATCTGGACCTTTTCAATTCCGGCGACCCCAAGCAAAAGCAGCAATTTGTTGAAGATCTGGGCCAATCATTTTCCGGGATTGGATTTGCCATTGTCGATAATCACGGCATCTCCAGCGAACTCATCGAGCGCGCTTACAAAAGCTTCAAAGACTTCTTCGCGTTGGATGATGCGGTCAAGCAGAAATACGAGATCGAGGGATTGGCAGGCCAACGAGGGTACACCTCTAGAGGAAAGGAGCACGCCAAAAACAGCAATGTAGGTGACCTAAAGGAATTCTACCATATTGGCCAAATCGTCGAAGGAGACGACCCCATCAAGGAGATCTACCCCGACAATGTATTTGCAGATGAAGTCCCTGACCTAGAACTGGCGGGTGTCGAGTTGTACAAGCGCCTAGAAGCTGTAGGCGCGGAACTGCTCAAGGCTACCGCGATTTATCTGGATCTGGAGGAAGACTACTTCGACGCCAAAATCAAGCACGGAAACAGCATCCTCCGTCCTATCCATTACTATGGAATCCCCAATCCAGAAACCCTTCCCGAAGGTGCAGTCAGAGCGGCGGAGCATGAGGACATCAATCTCATCACGCTCCTTTTGGGCGCCAGTGCAGAAGGATTGCAGGTATTGAACTCCGAAAATGAATGGATCGAGGCCAAGCCTGCACCCAACCAGCTCGTCATCAACGTTGGGGACATGCTCCAACGATTGACCAACAACCACCTGAAGTCCACCACCCACCGGGTAGTCAATCCTCCTCGTGAGCGGATGCATCTCCCTCGCTACTCGGTGCCATTTTTCCTACACCCACGGGCTGACATGTCCCTGAATTGTCTGGAAAGTTGCATAGATGAAGCACGTCCAAAGGCATATTCAGACATTACGGCCGGCGACTATCTAATGGAAAGATTGCGAGAAATCGGACTATTGAAATAA
- a CDS encoding family 10 glycosylhydrolase — protein sequence MKYFLLLASACWCTIANLAAQTSPTHEFRGVWIATVNNIDWPSQSGLSVETQKAELVELLDRFQQTGINTVILQVRPAGDALYTSELAPWSGYLSGTAGKHPGYDPLAFALTACRSRALELHAWVNPFRAAMRWPLSEEIALPEKHPYHAHPEWFVEYGGKLYFDPGVPQARQYVIKCVLELAKSYELDGIHMDDYFYPYPKGGIAFPDTASYETYGKWFPDLAEWRRYNVSRFVQTMHDSLAATNPDLKLGISPFGVWRNSDMDARGSLTKAGITSYDHLHADILHWLESGWMDYVAPQIYWSVGFPAADFETLAKWWAGHRGESQLVLGMAAYKIANNSDERWNDPSQFPQQLALIRSMPEVAGCAIFSANWLEKNPLGFADSLAGHWFSEPALPPRYPTWDRVAPAPPFFLKAKSKKSGIHISWEAPISSEDVHRLVVYRSDLEQASWKRIAILPGDADGFQDIHVEKRQTYRYRVGSVDAAMNEGDPSSQAIIVCKKRVKKRNLHTSAP from the coding sequence ATGAAATATTTCCTGCTGCTAGCTTCTGCCTGCTGGTGCACGATCGCCAATTTGGCTGCCCAAACGTCTCCCACTCATGAATTCCGGGGAGTTTGGATCGCCACGGTCAACAACATTGACTGGCCCAGCCAATCTGGACTTTCTGTAGAAACCCAAAAAGCGGAATTGGTAGAGTTGCTGGATCGATTTCAGCAGACAGGGATCAACACCGTAATTTTGCAAGTACGACCTGCAGGGGATGCCTTATACACAAGTGAGTTGGCGCCTTGGTCAGGCTACTTGTCGGGCACCGCGGGCAAGCATCCGGGCTATGACCCGCTGGCATTTGCCCTCACAGCGTGTCGATCCAGAGCACTGGAACTCCATGCATGGGTCAACCCTTTCCGGGCAGCCATGCGATGGCCGCTTTCCGAAGAAATCGCCCTCCCTGAAAAGCACCCATACCATGCACATCCCGAGTGGTTTGTGGAATATGGCGGAAAGCTCTATTTCGATCCCGGAGTTCCCCAAGCTCGGCAATATGTCATCAAATGTGTCCTCGAACTGGCCAAATCCTATGAATTGGACGGCATTCACATGGATGACTATTTTTATCCCTACCCAAAAGGAGGAATAGCCTTCCCCGACACAGCAAGCTATGAGACTTACGGCAAATGGTTCCCGGACCTTGCCGAATGGCGGAGATACAATGTAAGCCGATTCGTCCAGACCATGCACGACAGCCTGGCAGCCACCAACCCCGATCTGAAACTGGGGATCAGCCCTTTCGGGGTTTGGAGAAATTCTGATATGGATGCTCGTGGATCACTGACTAAGGCAGGCATTACCAGTTATGACCATCTGCATGCCGATATCCTGCACTGGCTGGAGTCAGGCTGGATGGATTATGTAGCACCACAAATCTATTGGAGCGTGGGATTTCCCGCCGCAGATTTTGAAACCCTTGCCAAATGGTGGGCCGGACACCGAGGGGAAAGTCAGCTGGTTTTGGGCATGGCAGCCTACAAGATTGCCAATAACAGTGATGAACGATGGAATGACCCCTCCCAATTCCCTCAGCAATTGGCGCTCATTCGCAGTATGCCCGAGGTTGCCGGGTGTGCGATTTTCTCTGCGAATTGGCTGGAAAAGAACCCGCTGGGATTTGCCGATTCTTTGGCAGGTCATTGGTTTTCCGAACCCGCATTGCCTCCTCGGTATCCGACTTGGGACCGAGTCGCGCCAGCCCCTCCTTTTTTCCTAAAAGCCAAATCCAAAAAATCCGGTATCCACATTTCCTGGGAAGCTCCGATTTCTTCCGAAGACGTACATCGCCTCGTCGTCTATCGCTCCGATTTGGAACAAGCCTCCTGGAAGCGAATCGCCATCCTACCGGGCGATGCTGATGGCTTTCAAGATATTCATGTCGAAAAACGCCAAACGTATCGGTATCGCGTAGGTAGCGTGGATGCAGCCATGAATGAGGGGGATCCATCCAGTCAGGCCATCATTGTGTGCAAGAAGCGAGTCAAGAAGCGAAATTTGCACACCTCTGCCCCCTGA